Proteins from a genomic interval of Euleptes europaea isolate rEulEur1 chromosome 18, rEulEur1.hap1, whole genome shotgun sequence:
- the SPACA4 gene encoding sperm acrosome membrane-associated protein 4: MKHPVFIGVFCLLTGLLPPVLSKECYFCEITSSKKCPSTKMVCGDDEDCFDGQGAATGVSLIRNKGCTRSINCGKEQPVSYMGVTYSLVTNCCQGDMCNTGQALTAPSLFFQLLSAGVLLLGVFF, translated from the coding sequence ATGAAACATCCCGTCTTCATCGGCGTCTTCTGCCTTCTGACTGGCCTGCTGCCCCCCGTCTTGTCTAAGGAATGCTACTTCTGCGAAATCACCTCCTCGAAAAAGTGTCCCAGCACCAAAATGGTTTGCGGAGATGACGAAGATTGCTTCGACGGCCAAGGGGCTGCCACAGGCGTGTCGCTGATCAGAAACAAAGGCTGCACTCGTTCCATCAACTGCGGCAAGGAGCAGCCCGTCTCCTATATGGGGGTCACCTACAGCCTGGTCACCAATTGCTGCCAAGGGGACATGTGCAACACAGGCCAGGCTCTGAcagccccctccctcttcttccaGCTTCTCTCTGCGGGTGTGCTTCTGCTGGGGGTTTTTTTCTGA